A DNA window from Bradyrhizobium sp. CCBAU 53421 contains the following coding sequences:
- a CDS encoding helix-turn-helix transcriptional regulator produces the protein MANDLHEHLIELAYEAAVVPELWPNVLHQVGGIAKARGIVLLTAAPHDVRWVASPGMHDDTVAYVEGGWHERNGRLPRLLAANHAGFLRDIDVFDTPEEVQQDYQIREFFRPRGLGWGAGTAIPVPSGDVLIYSVEREYRHGPIEREAIEQLDALRPHLARAALLSARLGMERARAATESLAMLGLPAAVLRRGGRLMAANTLFDRLVPDVMQDRTDRLTLAATAADALFAQAVGALDQGLIGVEVRSVPIAAQEDRPPLIVHLVPIQGAARDLFDRALAIVIVTPVVPSEVPTAEVLQGLFDLTPAEARVARGIGEGRTVEAIAVAFGISRETVRNQLKAVLAKTGLGRQVELAGLLAGAKVPPGSSAD, from the coding sequence ATGGCGAACGACCTGCACGAGCATCTGATCGAACTGGCCTATGAGGCCGCGGTCGTCCCCGAGCTTTGGCCGAATGTGCTGCATCAGGTTGGCGGGATCGCCAAGGCGCGCGGTATCGTGCTGCTGACGGCGGCCCCGCACGACGTCCGCTGGGTCGCATCCCCCGGCATGCACGACGACACGGTCGCCTATGTCGAAGGCGGCTGGCACGAGCGCAACGGGCGGTTGCCGCGCCTGCTGGCGGCCAATCATGCCGGCTTCCTGCGCGACATCGACGTGTTCGATACGCCCGAGGAGGTGCAGCAGGATTACCAGATCCGCGAGTTCTTCCGCCCGCGCGGGCTCGGATGGGGCGCCGGTACCGCGATCCCGGTGCCGAGCGGCGATGTGTTGATCTACAGCGTCGAGCGCGAATACCGGCACGGGCCGATCGAACGGGAAGCGATCGAGCAGCTCGACGCGCTCCGCCCGCATCTGGCGCGGGCGGCGCTGCTGTCGGCGCGGCTCGGGATGGAGCGCGCGAGGGCGGCGACCGAGTCGCTGGCGATGCTCGGCCTGCCCGCGGCCGTGCTGCGGCGCGGCGGCCGCCTGATGGCGGCCAACACGCTGTTCGACCGTCTGGTGCCCGACGTGATGCAGGATCGCACCGATCGCCTGACGCTGGCGGCAACCGCCGCCGACGCGCTGTTCGCGCAGGCGGTGGGGGCGCTCGATCAGGGGCTCATCGGCGTCGAGGTCCGCTCGGTGCCGATCGCCGCGCAGGAGGATCGGCCACCGCTGATCGTGCATCTGGTCCCGATCCAGGGCGCAGCGCGGGACCTGTTCGACCGCGCGCTGGCGATCGTCATCGTGACGCCGGTGGTGCCATCGGAGGTGCCGACCGCGGAAGTGCTGCAGGGCCTGTTCGACCTGACGCCGGCGGAAGCGCGCGTTGCGCGCGGCATCGGCGAGGGGCGAACCGTCGAGGCCATCGCCGTCGCGTTCGGCATCTCCCGCGAGACGGTTCGCAACCAGCTCAAGGCCGTGCTGGCCAAGACCGGACTCGGCCGGCAGGTGGAATTGGCCGGACTGCTCGCCGGCGCCAAGGTGCCGCCGGGCTCGTCCGCGGACTAG
- a CDS encoding glutathione S-transferase family protein, with product MLTVHHLGKSQSERIVWLCEELEIPYELKCTTRDPVTMLAPADYKALHPIGAAPVITDGELVLAESGAVVEYIVARYGDGRLTLPPDHPDFAQFLYWFHFANGTLQAQMGRSMILHRLNLAADNPMLVATKARVDRSFDLIEARVRDAAYLAGEAFTTADIMIGFSLTTMRYFLPYDLGRCPNIRNYLGRIAARPAYQRAMQKGDPGMALLLT from the coding sequence ATGCTCACCGTTCACCATCTCGGCAAGTCGCAATCGGAGCGGATCGTATGGCTGTGCGAGGAGCTGGAGATCCCGTATGAGCTGAAGTGTACTACGCGCGATCCGGTCACGATGCTGGCGCCGGCCGATTACAAGGCGCTGCATCCGATCGGCGCCGCACCGGTCATCACCGACGGTGAGCTGGTGCTGGCCGAGTCCGGCGCGGTCGTCGAGTACATCGTCGCCAGATACGGCGATGGACGGCTGACGCTGCCGCCCGACCACCCCGACTTCGCACAGTTCCTGTACTGGTTTCACTTCGCCAACGGCACGCTGCAGGCGCAGATGGGCCGCAGCATGATCCTGCACCGCCTCAACCTCGCGGCCGACAATCCGATGCTGGTGGCGACCAAGGCGCGGGTCGACCGCTCGTTCGATCTGATCGAGGCCCGCGTCCGCGACGCCGCATATCTTGCGGGCGAGGCATTCACGACGGCCGATATCATGATCGGATTTTCGCTGACGACGATGCGCTATTTCCTGCCCTATGACCTCGGCCGCTGCCCCAACATCAGGAATTATCTCGGCCGCATCGCCGCGCGCCCGGCCTATCAGCGCGCGATGCAGAAGGGCGATCCGGGCATGGCGCTGCTGCTGACATGA
- a CDS encoding DUF1697 domain-containing protein → MPRYVALLRAVNVGGTGKLPMTELKAMCVDAGFTDVQTYIASGNVVFSSKLGAAKVKAALEQRLHAYAGKPVGVAVRSAEEIAAVLKANPFPKAPPNYTVAIFLDEPPAKDALKHVKGQQDEQMRLGKREIYVAYGSGMGRSKLKIPAAANGTARNINTIAKLAGLAAADE, encoded by the coding sequence ATGCCGCGTTACGTCGCTCTGTTGCGCGCGGTCAATGTCGGCGGCACCGGCAAGCTGCCGATGACCGAGCTGAAGGCGATGTGCGTCGATGCGGGATTTACCGACGTGCAGACCTATATCGCCAGCGGCAATGTCGTGTTCTCCTCGAAGCTCGGCGCTGCCAAGGTCAAAGCCGCGCTGGAGCAGCGGCTGCACGCCTATGCCGGCAAGCCGGTCGGCGTCGCGGTGCGAAGCGCGGAGGAGATCGCCGCGGTGCTGAAGGCCAATCCGTTTCCGAAAGCACCGCCGAATTACACGGTCGCGATCTTCCTCGACGAGCCGCCGGCCAAGGATGCCCTAAAGCACGTCAAGGGCCAGCAGGACGAGCAAATGCGGCTCGGCAAGCGCGAGATCTATGTCGCTTATGGCAGCGGCATGGGCCGCTCGAAACTGAAGATCCCCGCCGCCGCCAACGGCACCGCGCGCAACATCAACACGATCGCGAAGCTGGCCGGGCTCGCGGCAGCTGACGAGTAG
- a CDS encoding threonine ammonia-lyase → MPHPSDTTAVTLADVRRAADVIRDSVMVTACNESRTLGEICGCRLFLKFENLQFTSTFKERGALNRLQALSPEERKRGVIAMSAGNHAQGVAYHAKRLGIPATIVMPIGTPMVKIENTRRHGAEVIITGQTLEECFAFVSTHAAERGLILIHPYDDPLIIAGQGTIGLEMLEAVPELDILVVPIGGGGLISGIATAAKAIKPSVQIIGVQAQLYPSMYNAVKGRQLPMRGDTLAEGIAVKVPGQITTKIVRDLVDDIVLVSEDQIERAVATLISIEKTVVEGAGAAGLAAVLASPERFAGHNVGLVLTGGNIDTRLIASVLTRELAREGRLTQLALDIVDRPGQLAAVSILLADAGANIIEVSHQRTFSDLPAKATLLELVIETRDRAHLEDVLARLGAEGFAVRET, encoded by the coding sequence ATGCCGCATCCTTCCGATACTACCGCCGTCACACTTGCCGACGTGCGCCGCGCCGCCGACGTGATCCGGGATTCCGTCATGGTCACGGCGTGCAACGAGAGCCGCACACTGGGCGAGATCTGCGGCTGCCGCCTGTTCCTCAAATTCGAGAACCTGCAGTTCACCTCGACCTTCAAGGAGCGCGGTGCGCTGAACAGGCTGCAGGCGCTCTCCCCCGAAGAGCGCAAGCGCGGGGTGATCGCGATGTCGGCCGGCAATCACGCCCAGGGCGTAGCCTATCACGCCAAGCGGCTAGGCATCCCCGCCACCATCGTGATGCCGATCGGCACGCCGATGGTTAAGATCGAGAACACCAGGCGGCACGGCGCCGAGGTCATCATCACCGGGCAGACGCTGGAGGAGTGCTTCGCGTTCGTCAGCACGCATGCAGCGGAGCGCGGCCTGATCCTGATCCATCCCTATGACGATCCGCTGATCATTGCAGGACAAGGCACGATCGGGCTCGAGATGCTCGAGGCGGTCCCGGAGCTCGATATCCTGGTGGTGCCGATCGGCGGCGGCGGCCTGATCTCGGGCATCGCCACGGCCGCGAAGGCGATCAAGCCGTCGGTGCAAATCATCGGCGTGCAAGCCCAGCTCTACCCGTCGATGTACAATGCCGTCAAAGGCCGGCAGCTGCCGATGCGCGGCGACACGCTTGCCGAGGGCATCGCCGTCAAGGTGCCCGGGCAGATCACCACCAAGATCGTCCGCGACCTCGTCGACGACATCGTCCTCGTCAGTGAGGACCAGATCGAGCGCGCGGTCGCGACCCTGATCTCGATCGAGAAGACGGTGGTCGAGGGCGCCGGCGCCGCCGGCCTCGCCGCGGTGCTCGCGTCACCGGAGCGCTTTGCCGGCCACAATGTCGGCCTCGTGCTGACCGGAGGCAATATCGACACCAGACTGATCGCCTCGGTCCTGACCCGCGAGCTGGCGCGCGAGGGACGGCTAACCCAGCTGGCGCTCGACATCGTCGACCGGCCCGGCCAGCTTGCGGCGGTGTCGATCCTGCTTGCGGATGCCGGCGCCAACATCATCGAGGTCTCGCATCAGCGCACCTTCTCCGACCTGCCAGCCAAGGCGACGCTGCTCGAGCTCGTGATCGAAACCCGCGACCGCGCGCATCTTGAGGACGTGCTGGCGAGGCTCGGCGCCGAAGGATTCGCGGTGCGGGAAACGTAG
- a CDS encoding response regulator translates to MTALAQSIARVFPANSLRSNIARHTLLFAFAILFVAVLRASYGLDLSAGFF, encoded by the coding sequence ATGACTGCTTTGGCTCAATCGATCGCACGCGTGTTTCCGGCCAATTCGCTTCGGAGCAATATCGCCCGGCATACCCTGTTGTTCGCCTTTGCGATCCTGTTCGTCGCGGTGCTCAGGGCGAGCTATGGCCTCGATCTCAGCGCGGGCTTCTTCTAG
- a CDS encoding aminoacyl-tRNA deacylase has protein sequence MSIQVAILKILASHVSGRAALDSLKHDLAILSSSGDDWHARIKRLASRVPDLDIFSSGYVLRDVEGWEITSAGREFLRALEAVTQDNLPPASTEAVSRSQGALIVVGHRFKNRMRAQRDPEQSTLARRRPIREPH, from the coding sequence TTGAGCATACAGGTTGCGATTCTAAAAATATTGGCCAGTCACGTCAGCGGCAGAGCCGCGCTCGATTCCCTCAAGCACGACCTCGCTATTCTCTCGTCGAGCGGCGACGACTGGCATGCGCGGATCAAGCGGCTGGCGTCACGGGTTCCCGATCTGGACATCTTTAGCAGCGGCTACGTGCTGCGTGATGTCGAGGGCTGGGAGATCACATCGGCCGGTCGCGAGTTCCTGCGCGCGCTGGAGGCCGTCACCCAAGACAATCTGCCACCCGCGTCAACCGAGGCGGTGAGCCGTTCACAGGGCGCACTGATCGTGGTCGGTCACCGCTTCAAGAACCGGATGCGGGCACAGCGTGATCCCGAACAGAGCACATTGGCGCGCCGCCGGCCGATCCGCGAGCCGCATTGA
- the bchE gene encoding magnesium-protoporphyrin IX monomethyl ester anaerobic oxidative cyclase: MRILLINVPHPAIGSRIPDDHLPPLGLLSIGGPLIDDGHEVRLLDAEFGPMPLAAIHAEASRFAPDAVLFGHSGSTSGHPVIAQAAQAIVRAVPGALIVYGGVFPTYHWREILREEPYVTAIVRGEGEETARRLMRALEYGGDLAGIGGIAFRDDDGPRATRPAPVIRDLDAYRVGWELIDHAHYSYWGGLRAVVVQFSRGCPHLCNYCGQRGFWTRWRHRDPVRFARELARLHREHGVKVINFADENPTVSKKAWRTFLEALIAENVDLILVGSTRADDIVRDADILHLYKKAGWQRFLLGMENTDEKTLELIRKGATTTIDREAIRLMRQHGILSMATWVVGFEEETDRDHWRGLRQLLSYDPDQIQMLYVTPHRWTPYFRLAAERRVIQTDRRLWDYKHQVLATRHMPPWRVLLWFKFTEMVLQCRPKALLRVLLHRDAGLRHAMRWYTQMGRRVWPHEILGFLRDGRLKHGPTVREFWGAPQDMEEESMSSQRPERRVGTSRAA, encoded by the coding sequence ATGCGCATTCTTCTCATCAACGTGCCTCATCCGGCGATCGGCAGCCGGATCCCCGACGACCATTTGCCGCCGCTCGGCCTGCTGTCGATCGGCGGTCCGCTGATCGACGACGGACATGAAGTCCGCCTTCTCGATGCCGAGTTCGGGCCGATGCCGCTGGCCGCCATCCACGCGGAGGCATCGCGGTTTGCGCCGGATGCGGTCCTGTTCGGCCATTCCGGCTCGACCTCGGGCCATCCGGTCATCGCGCAAGCCGCGCAGGCGATCGTCAGGGCGGTGCCCGGCGCGCTGATCGTCTATGGCGGCGTGTTTCCGACCTATCACTGGCGCGAGATCCTGCGCGAGGAGCCCTACGTCACCGCGATCGTGCGCGGCGAGGGCGAGGAGACCGCGCGCCGCCTGATGCGGGCGCTGGAATATGGCGGCGATCTCGCCGGCATCGGCGGCATCGCATTCCGCGACGATGATGGGCCGCGCGCCACCCGGCCGGCGCCTGTGATCCGCGATCTCGATGCCTACCGGGTCGGCTGGGAGTTGATCGATCACGCGCACTACAGCTATTGGGGAGGGCTGCGTGCCGTCGTGGTGCAGTTCTCGCGCGGCTGTCCGCATCTCTGCAATTATTGCGGCCAGCGTGGTTTCTGGACGCGATGGCGACACCGCGATCCCGTGCGTTTCGCCAGGGAGTTGGCGCGGCTGCATCGCGAGCACGGCGTCAAGGTGATCAATTTCGCCGACGAGAACCCGACCGTCTCGAAGAAAGCCTGGCGGACCTTCCTCGAGGCCCTGATCGCGGAGAATGTCGATTTGATCCTGGTCGGCTCGACCCGCGCCGACGACATCGTCCGCGATGCCGACATCCTGCATCTCTACAAGAAGGCGGGCTGGCAGCGCTTCCTGCTCGGCATGGAGAACACCGACGAGAAGACGCTGGAGCTGATCCGCAAGGGCGCGACCACCACGATCGATCGCGAGGCCATCCGCCTGATGCGTCAGCACGGCATCCTGTCGATGGCGACCTGGGTGGTCGGTTTCGAGGAGGAGACCGATCGCGATCACTGGCGCGGCCTGCGGCAGCTGCTGTCCTACGATCCCGATCAGATCCAGATGCTCTACGTCACGCCGCATCGCTGGACGCCGTATTTCCGTCTCGCGGCAGAGCGGCGTGTCATCCAGACCGATCGCAGGCTCTGGGACTACAAGCATCAGGTGCTGGCGACACGGCATATGCCGCCGTGGCGGGTGCTGCTCTGGTTCAAGTTCACCGAGATGGTGCTGCAATGCCGCCCGAAGGCCTTGCTCCGCGTGCTGCTTCATCGCGACGCCGGACTTCGTCATGCGATGCGCTGGTACACGCAGATGGGACGCCGGGTCTGGCCGCACGAAATTCTCGGCTTCCTGCGCGACGGCAGGTTGAAGCACGGGCCGACGGTGCGGGAATTTTGGGGCGCGCCGCAGGATATGGAAGAGGAGTCGATGTCGTCGCAGCGGCCCGAGCGCCGCGTCGGCACATCACGCGCAGCATAA
- a CDS encoding di-trans,poly-cis-decaprenylcistransferase, whose translation MQSNVALKPEVAVRLHVGIIMDGNGRWATRRGLSRLRGHEAGVEAIRRIVEAAPDQGVGTLTLYAFSSDNWRRPKAEVAALMGLLRFYLANEIAALVRNGVRLTVIGRRDRLPDGIAAAITRAEAETADGTTLHLRIAIDYSARDAILNAAARAAGAGELSRETFADLITGEAGLRDVDLIIRTSGEKRLSDFLLWEGAYAELHFTERMWPEFDADDLADALASFHGRERRFGGLTAIAPAEVPTL comes from the coding sequence ATGCAAAGCAACGTCGCGCTCAAGCCGGAGGTGGCCGTACGGCTCCATGTCGGCATCATCATGGACGGCAACGGCCGCTGGGCGACGCGGCGCGGCCTGTCGCGGCTGCGCGGGCATGAGGCCGGCGTCGAGGCGATCCGCCGCATCGTCGAGGCCGCGCCGGACCAGGGCGTCGGCACGCTGACGCTCTACGCGTTCTCCAGCGACAATTGGCGCCGCCCGAAGGCGGAAGTCGCGGCGCTGATGGGGTTGCTGCGGTTCTATCTCGCCAACGAGATCGCAGCCCTGGTGCGCAACGGCGTTCGCCTCACCGTGATCGGCCGCCGCGACCGGCTGCCCGACGGCATCGCGGCCGCGATCACGCGCGCCGAGGCCGAGACCGCTGATGGCACCACGCTGCATCTGCGCATCGCGATCGACTATTCGGCGCGCGATGCAATCCTGAACGCAGCCGCGCGCGCGGCCGGTGCAGGCGAGTTGAGCCGCGAGACCTTCGCCGATCTCATCACCGGCGAAGCCGGCCTGCGCGACGTCGACCTGATCATCCGCACCTCGGGCGAGAAGCGGCTGTCGGACTTCCTGCTCTGGGAGGGCGCCTATGCCGAGCTGCACTTCACCGAGCGGATGTGGCCCGAATTCGACGCCGACGATCTCGCCGACGCGCTCGCCTCCTTCCATGGCCGCGAGCGCCGCTTCGGCGGGCTGACCGCAATCGCACCGGCGGAGGTGCCGACCCTCTAG
- a CDS encoding transcriptional regulator: MPKTDVTTAPFAYDGLDRVIHEKARLGLLTSLMAHPKGLAFADLKQLCGLTDGNLSRHLQVLQEAGLVDVIKGYEGNRPHTSCRLTKSGRRRFLDYLAVLEQLVRDAAKAAGKAEKAAGEGASGRLGVQTI; the protein is encoded by the coding sequence ATGCCGAAGACTGACGTGACCACCGCGCCATTCGCCTATGACGGCCTCGACCGCGTCATCCACGAGAAGGCACGGCTCGGCCTGCTGACCTCGCTGATGGCGCATCCGAAGGGGCTCGCCTTCGCAGATCTCAAGCAGCTCTGCGGCCTGACCGACGGCAATCTCAGCCGGCATCTGCAGGTGCTGCAGGAGGCCGGCCTCGTCGACGTCATCAAGGGCTATGAAGGCAATCGCCCGCATACCAGCTGTCGTCTCACCAAGAGCGGCCGCCGCCGCTTCCTCGATTATCTCGCCGTGCTCGAGCAGCTGGTGCGCGACGCGGCCAAAGCCGCCGGCAAGGCCGAAAAGGCCGCCGGCGAGGGCGCGTCCGGCCGTCTCGGCGTTCAGACGATTTGA
- a CDS encoding DUF1428 domain-containing protein: MPYVDGFVVAVPKKKLKAYAKLSKMAGKVWREHGALDYREWVADDVKPGKLTSFPQSVKLKAGETVVFAWITYKSRAQRDRINAKVMADPRLDSMGKGDMPFDLKRMIYGGFTSLVKV; encoded by the coding sequence ATGCCTTACGTCGATGGTTTCGTCGTCGCCGTGCCGAAGAAGAAACTCAAAGCCTATGCCAAGCTCTCGAAGATGGCCGGCAAGGTCTGGCGCGAACACGGCGCGCTGGATTATCGCGAATGGGTCGCCGACGACGTCAAGCCGGGCAAGCTGACCTCGTTTCCGCAAAGCGTGAAGTTGAAGGCGGGCGAAACCGTCGTGTTCGCCTGGATCACCTACAAGTCGCGCGCCCAGCGCGACAGGATCAATGCCAAGGTGATGGCCGATCCGCGCCTTGACTCGATGGGCAAAGGCGACATGCCGTTCGACCTCAAGCGGATGATCTATGGCGGCTTTACCAGCCTGGTGAAGGTCTGA
- a CDS encoding thioredoxin family protein: MQQHKIVSRDEWIAARKTLMAREKELTRAREALSQERRELPWVKVDKDYVFDGPDGKVTLGDLFKGRPQLVVQHVMFAPEWDAACKSCSFWADGFERMVPHLAARDTTMVAISLAPLAKLEAFRQRMGWTFDWVSSGANDFNYDYGVSFTQGQIDAGDAKYNYGTTPLYGPELPGISVFFRDEKGDVFHTYSTFARGLDMMNAAYHYLDLTPLGRHEEGLPYPMDWVRLRDQYQPAPVQASCCHS, encoded by the coding sequence ATGCAACAGCACAAGATCGTCTCGCGCGACGAATGGATCGCGGCCCGCAAGACGCTGATGGCCCGCGAGAAGGAGCTCACCCGGGCCCGCGAGGCGCTGAGCCAAGAGCGCCGCGAGCTGCCGTGGGTGAAGGTCGACAAGGACTATGTGTTCGACGGACCTGATGGCAAGGTGACGCTCGGCGATCTCTTCAAGGGCCGGCCGCAGCTCGTGGTGCAGCACGTGATGTTCGCGCCGGAGTGGGACGCGGCCTGCAAGAGCTGCTCGTTCTGGGCCGACGGCTTCGAGCGCATGGTGCCGCATCTGGCTGCACGCGACACCACGATGGTGGCGATCTCGCTTGCGCCGCTGGCCAAGCTCGAGGCCTTCAGGCAGCGGATGGGCTGGACCTTCGACTGGGTGTCGTCCGGCGCCAACGACTTCAACTACGATTACGGTGTGTCGTTCACGCAAGGGCAGATCGATGCCGGGGACGCAAAATACAATTATGGAACGACCCCGCTCTATGGTCCCGAGCTGCCCGGCATCAGCGTGTTCTTCCGCGACGAGAAGGGAGACGTGTTCCACACTTACTCGACCTTCGCGCGCGGCCTCGACATGATGAATGCGGCCTATCACTATCTCGACCTGACGCCGCTCGGTCGCCACGAGGAGGGCTTGCCCTATCCGATGGATTGGGTGCGGCTACGTGACCAATACCAACCGGCGCCGGTTCAGGCATCCTGCTGTCACTCCTGA
- a CDS encoding SRPBCC domain-containing protein, with product MQWFGPGRVKPGTTQAELDVRVGGRYRIKFTGSNGEYHEVGGVYREVVPNERLVFSWAWHSTPERESEVTVSIKPDAGGTLLTFHHAQFVDETARDNHQRGWIEFLGNLAQYVDA from the coding sequence GTGCAGTGGTTCGGCCCCGGCCGGGTCAAGCCCGGCACGACGCAGGCCGAGCTCGATGTCCGTGTCGGCGGACGCTACCGGATCAAGTTCACCGGCAGCAACGGCGAATATCACGAGGTCGGCGGCGTCTATCGCGAGGTGGTGCCGAACGAGAGACTGGTGTTCAGCTGGGCCTGGCATTCGACGCCGGAGCGCGAGTCCGAGGTGACGGTGTCGATCAAGCCCGATGCCGGCGGCACGCTGCTCACCTTCCATCACGCGCAGTTCGTCGACGAGACCGCGCGCGACAACCACCAGCGCGGCTGGATCGAATTCCTCGGCAATCTCGCACAGTATGTCGACGCCTGA
- a CDS encoding helix-turn-helix transcriptional regulator, which translates to MVKYQDEALDRTFAALSDPTRRALLARLGEQESLSVSELAQPFAMSLPAIMKHLDVLTDAGLVAREKTGRTVACRLTARPMEQAMNWLNRYAQFWSDNLDRLAAFVEEDPWQPIRQPNPQPTPALPRAQASPSRGASVPGRKRSTPRGPSRKT; encoded by the coding sequence ATGGTTAAGTATCAAGACGAGGCGCTGGACCGCACCTTTGCGGCGCTTTCCGATCCAACCCGCCGCGCGCTGCTGGCGCGGCTCGGCGAGCAGGAAAGTCTGTCGGTGAGCGAACTGGCGCAGCCATTCGCGATGTCGTTGCCGGCGATCATGAAGCATCTCGACGTGCTCACGGACGCCGGCCTGGTCGCGCGCGAAAAGACCGGACGCACGGTGGCTTGCCGGCTCACCGCGCGGCCAATGGAGCAGGCGATGAACTGGCTCAATCGCTATGCGCAATTCTGGTCCGACAATCTCGACCGCCTTGCCGCTTTTGTGGAGGAAGACCCATGGCAACCAATTCGGCAACCAAATCCGCAGCCGACGCCGGCCTTGCCGCGCGCCCAAGCCTCACCCTCACGCGGCGCCTCCGTGCCCGGCCGGAAAAGGTCTACGCCGCGTGGACCGAGCCGGAAAACCTAG
- a CDS encoding DUF3551 domain-containing protein, with the protein MGGIMRASRLAVLVLGTMTLAGVASIDRASADPYDYPWCAQGPSLGYPGECAYQTYDQCLASVSGRYLACGENPRVLFRAQLEPEQPPPYRHGHRHRHRHHRQ; encoded by the coding sequence ATGGGTGGGATCATGCGCGCATCGCGATTGGCAGTGCTGGTGTTGGGAACGATGACGCTTGCCGGCGTGGCCAGCATCGATCGTGCATCCGCCGATCCCTATGACTACCCGTGGTGTGCGCAGGGCCCGAGCCTCGGCTATCCCGGCGAATGCGCCTATCAGACCTACGATCAGTGCCTCGCGAGCGTGTCCGGACGGTACCTTGCCTGCGGAGAAAATCCGCGCGTCCTGTTTCGCGCGCAGCTCGAGCCGGAGCAGCCTCCGCCGTATCGCCACGGGCATCGGCACCGGCATCGGCATCACCGCCAGTAG
- a CDS encoding tripartite tricarboxylate transporter substrate binding protein, whose product MISRRTALGLIGSGISTFAIGRASAADYPARPVRWIVGYPPGGATDIIARLIGQRLSEKLGQQFVIENKPGAGNNIGTEAAINAEPDGYTVLLVNPANYINASLYANLKFNFVRDVAPVASFNRVPNVMTVNKDVPAKNVAEFIEYVKANPGKVNMASSGNGTSVHLSGEMFMSMTGCKMQHVPYRGAAPAITDMLGGQVQVIFDNMPSIIQHIRSGSLRALGVTTTERSSQLPDVPAIAETVKGYEASALFGMGAPKNTPKELIAKLNTEINAVLAEPDMKKRLVELGGDSLIQTPDAFGNDIKAETDKWKKVVEFAGLKVE is encoded by the coding sequence ATGATTTCACGCCGCACAGCGCTGGGCCTGATCGGGTCGGGAATTTCGACATTCGCGATCGGCCGCGCGTCCGCAGCCGACTATCCGGCGCGGCCGGTGCGCTGGATCGTGGGCTATCCGCCGGGCGGCGCCACCGACATCATCGCGCGCCTGATCGGTCAGCGGCTGTCGGAGAAGCTCGGCCAGCAATTCGTGATCGAGAACAAGCCGGGCGCCGGCAACAATATCGGCACCGAAGCTGCGATCAATGCCGAGCCGGACGGCTACACCGTGCTGCTGGTCAATCCGGCGAACTACATCAACGCATCGCTTTACGCCAATCTGAAGTTCAACTTCGTGCGCGACGTCGCGCCGGTCGCGTCCTTCAACCGCGTGCCGAACGTGATGACCGTCAACAAGGACGTGCCGGCGAAGAACGTCGCCGAGTTCATCGAGTATGTGAAGGCCAATCCGGGCAAGGTGAACATGGCCTCGTCCGGCAACGGCACCTCGGTGCACCTCTCCGGCGAGATGTTCATGTCGATGACCGGCTGCAAGATGCAGCACGTGCCGTACCGTGGCGCCGCGCCTGCGATCACCGACATGCTCGGCGGCCAGGTGCAGGTGATCTTCGACAACATGCCGTCGATCATCCAGCACATCCGTTCCGGTTCGCTGCGCGCGCTCGGCGTGACCACGACGGAGCGCTCCTCGCAATTGCCGGACGTGCCGGCGATCGCCGAGACCGTGAAGGGCTATGAGGCGAGCGCGCTGTTCGGCATGGGCGCGCCGAAGAACACGCCGAAGGAATTGATCGCCAAGCTCAACACCGAGATCAACGCCGTTCTCGCCGAACCCGATATGAAGAAGCGCCTGGTCGAGCTCGGCGGCGACTCGCTGATCCAGACGCCGGACGCTTTCGGCAACGACATCAAGGCCGAGACCGACAAGTGGAAGAAGGTGGTCGAGTTCGCCGGCCTCAAGGTCGAATAG